One Brachyhypopomus gauderio isolate BG-103 chromosome 15, BGAUD_0.2, whole genome shotgun sequence genomic region harbors:
- the lzts2a gene encoding leucine zipper putative tumor suppressor 2a isoform X1, giving the protein MVACVGCAVTMALVQTLPVPTDHATSSVDLPQCRASSHSPLAPAGGAMGSVSSLISGRTYQEHHCCAGSDFKARKTTAAMANATSCFRQRDVTLRSSSSQEQLLVRPSAPPTKGGPSAAVAAGDGNYGYVGEEASCDWSDRRVAARSPYSDSEETRDNRTANGNIGGPPPKLIPVSGRLEKNMEKVVIRPTAFKPVVPKNRHSVQYLCPQPGGSLSESQGSLNLLLPGGGGLAGAEKRNSYSSGRNARSSQSGTMSDSGRNSLSSLPTYSSAGYGLGQSEGPTGHPEPTRATGGHGHSNSDSGRSSSSKSTGSLGGRGRPLSDSGSCGRSPAPPEGYEVVIRELEEKLRERDQELQQLRDNLDENEAAICQVYEEKQKRCEQELEELRQTCASRMKQAQQKAQRSQQVLQLQVFQLQQEKKKLQEDFSQLLQEREALEKRCASIEREQTQLGPRLEETEWEVCQKSGEISLLKQQMKDVQADLGQKAAEIVALKAQLREARSELQASQACTQEAHAATRTRTLELEVCENELQRRKSEAELLREKVARLEEESGRLRDAHALLPFSKGHCMSLPSPVSQGRGGGGLGHPHGPARIHSPAHIHSPALRDSEEQRLAYESDEAKAQRQSADTLHALRLQTECLRAELLRERRRGEEQLGAFEEERRVWQEEKEKVIRYQKQLQQNYIQMYRRNRELERVMRELSLELGNRDVEEFDMRTTDIHFEEITATEI; this is encoded by the exons GTTGCGTGCGTTGGGTGCGCGGTCACCATGGCTCTGGTTCAGACCCTGCCTGTGCCCACTGATCACGCCACGTCCAGCGTCGACCTCCCGCAGTGCCGCGCCAGCTCGCACTCCCCACTCgcgcctgcagggggcgccatGGGCTCCGTCAGCAGCCTGATCTCGGGACGGACCTACCAGGAGCACCACTGTTGTGCGGGCAGCGACTTCAAGGCCCGCAAGACCACCGCGGCCATGGCGAACGCCACCAGCTGCTTCCGTCAGCGCGACGTCACGCTACGCAGCTCCAGCTCCCAGGAGCAGCTCCTCGTCCGGCCGTCCGCCCCGCCCACCAAGGGCGGGCCCTCGGCCGCGGTGGCCGCCGGCGACGGGAACTACGGCTACGTGGGCGAGGAGGCGTCGTGCGACTGGAGCGATCGCCGCGTGGCCGCGCGTAGCCCGTACAGCGACTCGGAGGAGACGCGGGACAACCGAACTGCTAACGGGAACATCGGAGGGCCCCCGCCCAAACTCATCCCTGTGTCGGGCCGCCTGGAGAAG AATATGGAGAAAGTTGTTATCCGCCCCACCGCCTTCAAGCCAGTGGTGCCCAAGAACCGCCACTCGGTGCAGTACCTCTGCCCACAGCCAGGGGGCAGCCTGTCTGAGAGCCAGGGGAGCCTGAACCTGCTGCTGCCGGGTGGAGGCGGACTGGCGGGTGCCGAGAAGCGTAACTCCTACAGCAGCGGCCGCAACGCTCGCAGCAGCCAGTCGGGCACCATGTCGGACTCGGGCCGCAACTCCCTGTCCAGCCTGCCCACGTACAGCAGCGCGGGGTACGGCCTGGGGCAGAGCGAGGGGCCCACCGGGCATCCGGAGCCCACACGGGCCACGGGCGGCCACGGCCACTCCAACTCTGACAGCGGCCGCTCGTCCTCCAGCAAGAGCACGGGCTCCCTGGGCGGCCGCGGTCGGCCGCTCTCGGACAGCGGCTCGTGCGGGCGCTCCCCTGCCCCCCCGGAGGGGTACGAGGTGGTGATCCGGGAGCTGGAGGAGAAGCTGAGGGAGAGGGACCAGGAGCTGCAGCAGCTCAGAGACAACCTGGACGAGAACGAGGCCGCCATTTGCCAG GTGTACGAGGAGAAGCAGAAACGCTGTgagcaggagctggaggagctaCGTCAGACCTGCGCCTCCCGCATGAAGCAGGCGCAGCAGAAGGCCCAGCGCTCCCAGCAGGTGCTGCAGCTACAGGTCTTCCAGCTGCAGCAGGAGAAGAAGAAGCTTCAGGAGGACTTCTCCCAGCTGCTGCAGGAGCGCGAGGCCCTGGAGAAGAGGTGCGCCTCCATCGAGAGGGAGCAGACCCAGCTGGGACCCCGTCTGGAGGAGACCGAGTGGGAG gtgtgtcaGAAGTCGGGTGAGATCTCCCTGCTGAAGCAACAGATGAAGGATGTCCAGGCCGACCTGGGCCAGAAGGCGGCCGAGATCGTCGCGCTGAAGGCCCAGCTGCGAGAGGCGCGCTCCGAGCTGCAGGCCAGCCAGGCGTGCACGCAGGAGGCCCACGCGGCCACGCGCACCCGCACGCTGGAGCTGGAGGTGTGCGAGAACGAGCTTCAGCGGCGCAAGAGCGAAGCCGAGCTTCTCCGTGAGAAGGTGGCCCGCCTGGAGGAGGAGTCCGGCCGGCTGAGGGACGCCCACGCCCTCCTGCCCTTCTCCAAGGGCCACTGCATGAGCCTGCCCTCGCCCGTCAGCCAGGGCCGCGGCGGAGGCGGGCTCGGCCACCCGCACGGCCCCGCCCGCAtccacagccccgcccacatccacaGCCCCGCCCTCCGCGACAGCGAGGAGCAGCGGCTGGCGTACGAGAGCGACGAGGCCAAGGCGCAGCGGCAGAGCGCCGACACGCTCCACGCCCTCCGCCTGCAGACGGAGTGCCTCCGCGCCGAGCTGCTGCGTGAGAGGAGGCGGGGCGAGGAGCAGCTGGGGGCCTTCGAGGAGGAGCGGCGGGTGTggcaggaggagaaggagaaggtgatcCGCTACCAGAAGCAGCTGCAGCAGAACTACATCCAGATGTACCGGCGCAATCGCGAGCTGGAGCGGGTCATGCGGGAGTTGAGCCTGGAGCTGGGGAACAGAGACGTGGAGGAGTTCGACATGCGCACCACTGACATCCACTTTGAGGAGATCACAGCCACTGAGATCTAG
- the lzts2a gene encoding leucine zipper putative tumor suppressor 2a isoform X2, which translates to MALVQTLPVPTDHATSSVDLPQCRASSHSPLAPAGGAMGSVSSLISGRTYQEHHCCAGSDFKARKTTAAMANATSCFRQRDVTLRSSSSQEQLLVRPSAPPTKGGPSAAVAAGDGNYGYVGEEASCDWSDRRVAARSPYSDSEETRDNRTANGNIGGPPPKLIPVSGRLEKNMEKVVIRPTAFKPVVPKNRHSVQYLCPQPGGSLSESQGSLNLLLPGGGGLAGAEKRNSYSSGRNARSSQSGTMSDSGRNSLSSLPTYSSAGYGLGQSEGPTGHPEPTRATGGHGHSNSDSGRSSSSKSTGSLGGRGRPLSDSGSCGRSPAPPEGYEVVIRELEEKLRERDQELQQLRDNLDENEAAICQVYEEKQKRCEQELEELRQTCASRMKQAQQKAQRSQQVLQLQVFQLQQEKKKLQEDFSQLLQEREALEKRCASIEREQTQLGPRLEETEWEVCQKSGEISLLKQQMKDVQADLGQKAAEIVALKAQLREARSELQASQACTQEAHAATRTRTLELEVCENELQRRKSEAELLREKVARLEEESGRLRDAHALLPFSKGHCMSLPSPVSQGRGGGGLGHPHGPARIHSPAHIHSPALRDSEEQRLAYESDEAKAQRQSADTLHALRLQTECLRAELLRERRRGEEQLGAFEEERRVWQEEKEKVIRYQKQLQQNYIQMYRRNRELERVMRELSLELGNRDVEEFDMRTTDIHFEEITATEI; encoded by the exons ATGGCTCTGGTTCAGACCCTGCCTGTGCCCACTGATCACGCCACGTCCAGCGTCGACCTCCCGCAGTGCCGCGCCAGCTCGCACTCCCCACTCgcgcctgcagggggcgccatGGGCTCCGTCAGCAGCCTGATCTCGGGACGGACCTACCAGGAGCACCACTGTTGTGCGGGCAGCGACTTCAAGGCCCGCAAGACCACCGCGGCCATGGCGAACGCCACCAGCTGCTTCCGTCAGCGCGACGTCACGCTACGCAGCTCCAGCTCCCAGGAGCAGCTCCTCGTCCGGCCGTCCGCCCCGCCCACCAAGGGCGGGCCCTCGGCCGCGGTGGCCGCCGGCGACGGGAACTACGGCTACGTGGGCGAGGAGGCGTCGTGCGACTGGAGCGATCGCCGCGTGGCCGCGCGTAGCCCGTACAGCGACTCGGAGGAGACGCGGGACAACCGAACTGCTAACGGGAACATCGGAGGGCCCCCGCCCAAACTCATCCCTGTGTCGGGCCGCCTGGAGAAG AATATGGAGAAAGTTGTTATCCGCCCCACCGCCTTCAAGCCAGTGGTGCCCAAGAACCGCCACTCGGTGCAGTACCTCTGCCCACAGCCAGGGGGCAGCCTGTCTGAGAGCCAGGGGAGCCTGAACCTGCTGCTGCCGGGTGGAGGCGGACTGGCGGGTGCCGAGAAGCGTAACTCCTACAGCAGCGGCCGCAACGCTCGCAGCAGCCAGTCGGGCACCATGTCGGACTCGGGCCGCAACTCCCTGTCCAGCCTGCCCACGTACAGCAGCGCGGGGTACGGCCTGGGGCAGAGCGAGGGGCCCACCGGGCATCCGGAGCCCACACGGGCCACGGGCGGCCACGGCCACTCCAACTCTGACAGCGGCCGCTCGTCCTCCAGCAAGAGCACGGGCTCCCTGGGCGGCCGCGGTCGGCCGCTCTCGGACAGCGGCTCGTGCGGGCGCTCCCCTGCCCCCCCGGAGGGGTACGAGGTGGTGATCCGGGAGCTGGAGGAGAAGCTGAGGGAGAGGGACCAGGAGCTGCAGCAGCTCAGAGACAACCTGGACGAGAACGAGGCCGCCATTTGCCAG GTGTACGAGGAGAAGCAGAAACGCTGTgagcaggagctggaggagctaCGTCAGACCTGCGCCTCCCGCATGAAGCAGGCGCAGCAGAAGGCCCAGCGCTCCCAGCAGGTGCTGCAGCTACAGGTCTTCCAGCTGCAGCAGGAGAAGAAGAAGCTTCAGGAGGACTTCTCCCAGCTGCTGCAGGAGCGCGAGGCCCTGGAGAAGAGGTGCGCCTCCATCGAGAGGGAGCAGACCCAGCTGGGACCCCGTCTGGAGGAGACCGAGTGGGAG gtgtgtcaGAAGTCGGGTGAGATCTCCCTGCTGAAGCAACAGATGAAGGATGTCCAGGCCGACCTGGGCCAGAAGGCGGCCGAGATCGTCGCGCTGAAGGCCCAGCTGCGAGAGGCGCGCTCCGAGCTGCAGGCCAGCCAGGCGTGCACGCAGGAGGCCCACGCGGCCACGCGCACCCGCACGCTGGAGCTGGAGGTGTGCGAGAACGAGCTTCAGCGGCGCAAGAGCGAAGCCGAGCTTCTCCGTGAGAAGGTGGCCCGCCTGGAGGAGGAGTCCGGCCGGCTGAGGGACGCCCACGCCCTCCTGCCCTTCTCCAAGGGCCACTGCATGAGCCTGCCCTCGCCCGTCAGCCAGGGCCGCGGCGGAGGCGGGCTCGGCCACCCGCACGGCCCCGCCCGCAtccacagccccgcccacatccacaGCCCCGCCCTCCGCGACAGCGAGGAGCAGCGGCTGGCGTACGAGAGCGACGAGGCCAAGGCGCAGCGGCAGAGCGCCGACACGCTCCACGCCCTCCGCCTGCAGACGGAGTGCCTCCGCGCCGAGCTGCTGCGTGAGAGGAGGCGGGGCGAGGAGCAGCTGGGGGCCTTCGAGGAGGAGCGGCGGGTGTggcaggaggagaaggagaaggtgatcCGCTACCAGAAGCAGCTGCAGCAGAACTACATCCAGATGTACCGGCGCAATCGCGAGCTGGAGCGGGTCATGCGGGAGTTGAGCCTGGAGCTGGGGAACAGAGACGTGGAGGAGTTCGACATGCGCACCACTGACATCCACTTTGAGGAGATCACAGCCACTGAGATCTAG